From Kryptolebias marmoratus isolate JLee-2015 linkage group LG15, ASM164957v2, whole genome shotgun sequence, a single genomic window includes:
- the rpl12 gene encoding 60S ribosomal protein L12 isoform X2, producing MRCTGGEVGATSALAPKIGPLGLSPKKVGDDIAKATGDWKGLRITVKLTIQNRQAAIEVVPSASALIIKALKEPPRDRKKVKNIKHSGSVTFDEIVSIARTMRPRSIARELSGTIKEILGTAQSVGCTIDGRLPHDVIDDINSGKVECPSD from the exons ATGAGGTGCACAGGAGGAGAAGTTGGAGCCACATCAGCCTTGGCCCCCAAAATTGGACCTCTGGGTCTG TCTCCCAAGAAAGTTGGTGACGACATTGCCAAGGCCACCGGAGACTGGAAGGGCCTGAGGATCACTGTGAAGCTGACCATCCAGAACCGTCAGGCTGCT aTTGAAGTGGTTCCCTCTGCCTCCGCTCTGATCATCAAAGCTCTGAAGGAGCCTCCTCGTGACAGGAAGAAGGTCAAGAACA TTAAACACAGCGGCAGCGTGACCTTCGATGAGATTGTAAGCATTGCTCGCACCATGAGGCCTCGCTCCATCGCCAGGGAGCTCTCTG GAACCATCAAGGAGATCCTGGGAACAGCTCAGTCTGTCGGCTGTACCATCGATGGCCGTCTTCCTCATGATGTCATCGACGACATCAACAGTGGCAAAGTGGAGTGTCCGTCTGATTGA
- the rpl12 gene encoding 60S ribosomal protein L12 isoform X1: MPPKFDPNEIKIVYMRCTGGEVGATSALAPKIGPLGLSPKKVGDDIAKATGDWKGLRITVKLTIQNRQAAIEVVPSASALIIKALKEPPRDRKKVKNIKHSGSVTFDEIVSIARTMRPRSIARELSGTIKEILGTAQSVGCTIDGRLPHDVIDDINSGKVECPSD; the protein is encoded by the exons tgtacATGAGGTGCACAGGAGGAGAAGTTGGAGCCACATCAGCCTTGGCCCCCAAAATTGGACCTCTGGGTCTG TCTCCCAAGAAAGTTGGTGACGACATTGCCAAGGCCACCGGAGACTGGAAGGGCCTGAGGATCACTGTGAAGCTGACCATCCAGAACCGTCAGGCTGCT aTTGAAGTGGTTCCCTCTGCCTCCGCTCTGATCATCAAAGCTCTGAAGGAGCCTCCTCGTGACAGGAAGAAGGTCAAGAACA TTAAACACAGCGGCAGCGTGACCTTCGATGAGATTGTAAGCATTGCTCGCACCATGAGGCCTCGCTCCATCGCCAGGGAGCTCTCTG GAACCATCAAGGAGATCCTGGGAACAGCTCAGTCTGTCGGCTGTACCATCGATGGCCGTCTTCCTCATGATGTCATCGACGACATCAACAGTGGCAAAGTGGAGTGTCCGTCTGATTGA